The DNA window GAGATCCGCACCTGCGCCCGTATGTACGCCAGCGCGAAATCCGCCGCCATTCTGTGGGGTATGGGCGTCACCCAGTTCTACCAAGGCGTGGAGACCGTACGTTCTCTGACCAGCCTGGCGATCCTGACCGGCAACCTCGGCAAGCCGAGCGTTGGCGTCAACCCGGTGCGTGGTCAGAACAACGTTCAGGGTGCTTGCGATATGGGTGCGCTGCCGGATACTTATCCCGGCTATCAGTACGTCAAGTTCCCGGAAAACCGCGAGAAATTCGCCAAAGCCTGGGGCGTTGACAGCCTGCCGGAACATACCGGTTATCGCATCAGCGAACTGCCACATCGCGCGGCGCACGGTGAAGTGCGGGCGGCGTACATCATGGGTGAAGATCCGCTTCAGACCGACGCCGAGCTGTCCGCCGTGCGTAAAGCGTTTGAAGAGCTGGAACTGGTTATCGTCCAGGATATTTTCATGACCAAAACCGCATCGGCGGCTGATGTCATCCTGCCGTCCACTTCGTGGGGCGAGCATGAAGGTGTCTATACCGCAGCGGACCGTGGCTTCCAGCGCTTCTTTAAAGCGGTTGAACCGAAGTGGGATCTGAAAACCGACTGGCAGATTATCAGCGAAATCGCCACTCGGATGGGCTACAAGATGCATTACAACAACACCCAGGAAATTTGGGACGAGTTGCGTCATCTGTGCCCGGATTTCGTTGGCGCGACCTACGAGAAAATGGGCGAGCTGGGCTACATTATGTGGCCGTGCCGCGATGAATCCGACGCCGATCAGGGGACCTCTTATCTGTTTAAAGAGAAGTTCGATACCCCGAATGGTCTGGCGCAGTTCTTCACCTGCGACTGGGTCGCGCCGATTGACAAGCTCACCGAGCAGTACCCGATGGTGCTGTCGACGGTGCGTGAAGTCGGCCACTACTCGTGCCGCTCGATGACCGGTAACTGTGCGGCGCTGGCCGCGCTGGCGGATGAACCTGGCTATGCGCAAATCAATACCACCGATGCCGAACGTTTGGGCATTGAGGATGAAGCGCTGGTGTGGGTTAACTCGCGCAAAGGCCGCATTATCACTCGCGCGCAGGTCAGCGATCGTCCGAACAAAGGGGCGGTCTATATGACCTACCAGTGGTGGATTGGCGCCTGTAACGAGCTGGTGACCGAGAACCTGAGCCCAATAACCAAAACGCCGGAGTACAAGTACTGTGCCGTCAACATTGAGCGGATTAGCGATCAACGTGCCGCCGAGCAGTATGTGATTGACGAGTACAACAAGCTGAAATCCCGTCTGCGCGAAAGCGCAATGGGTTAATCAAGCCGCCTCCCCGGAGGCGGTGCTTCTCATCTGTCCGTGCTACCGGACCACAGACAACTGTGAATTTGTAGCCCGGGCAAGGCGCGTTAGCGCCGCCCCCGGGAAACAGACGGCACTATTGTTCGGGTAAAGCATGGGAACTCCCCACGAGTTCCCGTCGTTTTCTTCTTCTTCGCCTCCCTTTATACTGCTCACTATGTCCTCTACCGATAATAAAAAATGAAATACCTCTCTTTACTGCTGGTGATAGTAAGCCTCACCGCAGGAGCCATGGAACCTGGCAGCCAATACAAACAGCAAGCCGAAGCGGGCGATCCGCGCGCACAATATTACCTGGCGGATACTTACGTCAGCTTCGGTGATTTTCCGCAGGCCGAATACTGGGCGCAAAAAGCGGCTGACAAGGGTGACGGTGATGCGCTGGCGTTGTTGGCCCAGCTTAAGATTCGTAATCCGCAGCAGGCCGACTATCACCAGGCCAAGGCGCTGGCAGAACAATCCGTGCAGGTTGGCAGCAAGGCGGGTGAAATTGTTCTCGCTCGGGTGCTGGTGAACCAGCAGGCCGGAACGCCGAACTATCCGCACGCCATTACGCTGTTGCAGGATGCCGCGCGGGACCCGGAAAGCGACTCCGCTGTCGACGCCCAAATGCTGCTGGGATTGATCTACGCCAGCGGCGTTCATCCGCCGGAAGATGACGCAAAGGCGACGCAGTACTTTAAAGAGAGCTCCGCTCTCTCCCGCACTGGCTATGCCGAATACTGGGCCGGAATGCTGTTCCAGCAAGGGGAAAAAGGCTTTATTGAACCGAATAAACAGAAAGCGCTGCACTGGCTCAATGTCAGCTGTCAGGAAGGGTTTGATACCGGGTGCGAAGAGTTCGACAGGATAAGTAAAAGATAAGAAAAAGCCCGATGCGATGCACCGGGCTTTGTTTTTATTGCGCCGTTTTATCAAATTTGCCCAGCACTTCACGCTCATACGCCAGCGCTTTTTTGCGGTCAAACTTGTGCTCCCACTTGGCGATAACCAGTACCGCCAGCGCGTTACCCACTACGTTCAGCGCGGTACGCGCCATATCGAGGATACGGTCAACGCCAGCAATGAACGCCAGACCTTCCAGCGGAATCCCCACGCTGCCCAGCGTCGCCAGCAGCACCACGAAGGAGACGCCCGGTACGCCCGCAATCCCTTTCGACGTCACCATCAGCGTCAGTACGAGGGTAATTTCCTGCCAGATGGACAGATCAATACCGTACAGCTGGGCAATAAAGATGGCCGCGATACTCTGGTACAACGTTGAGCCATCGAGGTTAAACGAGTAGCCGGTCGGTACCACGAAGCTGGTGATCGCCGCCGGCGCGCCATAGGCTTCCATCTTCTCGATAATTCGCGGCAGCACGCTTTCAGAGCTGGCGGTGGAGTACGCCAGAATCAGCTCATCTTTCAGAATGCGAATCAGGATCCAGATACTTAGCCCGCATACACGCGCCACGATGCCCAGCACCACCAGTGCGAAAAACAGAATCGCGAAGTAAACCAGAATCACCAGCTTCGCCAGCGGCCACAGTGAGGCGAAGCCGAAGGTCGCCACGGTCACCGAGATCAGCGCAAATACCCCGATCGGCGCATAGCGCATCACCATGTGCGTCACTTTAAACATGGTTTCGGAGATGGAGCGGAACACCGTGACCAGCGGTTCACGATGGGTGGCGGGCAGCGAAGATAACCCTAAGCCGAACAGCACCGAGAAGAAAATAATCGGCAGCATGTCGCCTTTCGCCATCGACGCCACGATATTGGTCGGCACCAGCGAAAGGATCGTGCCCATGAAACCATGCGCGTGACTCTGCACTTCCGCCGTGGTGCTCTGATATTTTGAAATATCCACCGCCGCCAGTTGCGACATATCGATCCCGGTTCCCGGCTGGAAAACGTTAGCCAGGGTAATCCCCAGCACGATCGCCACCGTAGTGATCACTTCAAAATAGATAATGGTTTTCGCGCCGATACGGCCCAGCTGTTTCGCATCACCCACGCCCGCAATGCCAACCACCAGGGTCGAAATCACAATCGGTACAACGATCATTTTTATCAGATGGATAAAGATATCGCCGGCAGGCGTCAGGAGATTCGAGATTAACCAGTCGCGGCTTTCAGCGTGGTAATGCAGGTAACTACCCAGAAGTATGCCCAGCACCAGGGCCAGCAAAATTTGCCAGGCCAGGCTGACTTTTGTTTTTTTCTTCACTACAGACTTCCTCAATGAAAGGCACCATTCCAGGAGGTAATGACGCCTACTGAAAGGGGTATGAATTGTGTTGCGTTGCTTTATAGGATTATTTAACGCGCAGTATCAGTATCATTTGCACGGCATGCTGCGCAAGTCTTTAAGAACAGGGGTTTAATCTTGTTTTCTGCATAAACTCGCTAATATTGTCGCCTTACATTGCATAAGTATTTGTTATAAAAAATATTTAATATATTCATTTTCTATAAATCATCATAAGAAATTATTTCATCTCAAAGTTTCATTTGATTGCTTTTCATTCAATTTAATTATTGCGTGATCTGCCCCCCAAATAGCAAACAAAGCCGCCAAAGCCCCTACTATTAACGTTTATTTGACATATATTTAACAACCTACAGGAGAAAAAAAGCCATGAGCCAAATACACAAACACTCTATTCCCGCTAATATTGCGGAACGCTGCCTGATTAACCCGGAACAGTACCAGGCGCAGTATCAGCAGTCCGTCACTGACCCCGATGCCTTCTGGGGCGAGCAGGGCAAAATCCTTGACTGGATCAAACCCTATACTCGCGTGAAAAACACCTCTTTCGCGCCGGGCAACATTTCTATCAAATGGTACGAAGACGGCACGCTGAATCTGGCGGCTAACTGCCTCGATCGCCATCTGGCGGAGCGCGGTGACCAGACGGCGATCATCTGGGAAGGCGACGACGCCAGCCAGAGCAAAAATATCACTTATCGCGAGCTGCACCACGATGTCTGCCGCTTTGCCAACGTCCTGCTCGACCTCGGCATTAAAAAGGGCGACGTTGTTGCTATCTATATGCCGATGGTGCCGGAAGCAGCGGTGGCGATGCTGGCCTGCGCCCGCATCGGCGCTATCCACTCGGTAATTTTCGGCGGCTTCTCACCCGAAGCGGTTGCTGGTCGCATCATCGATTCAAACTCCCGTCTGGTTATTACCTCAGATGAAGGGCTACGCGCCGGTCGCGCAATCCCGCTGAAGAAAAACGTCGACGACGCGTTAAAAAACCCGAATGTGAAAAGTATTGAGAACGTCGTGGTGCTCAAACGCACCGGCGGCAAAATCGACTGGCAGGAAGGCCGTGACCTGTGGTGGAGCGACCTGATTGAGAAAGCCAGCGCGGAGCATCAGCCGGAAGAGATGAACGCCGAAGACCCGCTGTTCATCCTTTATACCTCCGGCTCGACCGGTAAACCCAAAGGCGTACTGCATACTACCGGCGGCTACCTGGTCTATGCGGCCTCGACCTTTAAATACGTCTTCGACTATCATCCGGGCGATATCTACTGGTGTACCGCCGACGTCGGCTGGGTCACCGGCCATAGCTACCTGCTGTACGGCCCGCTGGCCTGCGGCGCGACGACGCTGATGTTCGAAGGCGTGCCAAACTGGCCAACCCCGGCGCGCATGTGTCAGGTGGTGGATAAACACCAAGTTAACATTCTCTATACCGCGCCAACGGCGATCCGTGCGCTGATGGCGGAAGGCGATAAAGCCATTGAGGGCACTGACCGCACTTCCCTGCGCATTCTGGGTTCCGTCGGCGAGCCGATTAACCCGGAAGCCTGGGAGTGGTACTGGAAGAAAATAGGCAACGAGAAATGTCCGGTGATGGACACCTGGTGGCAGACCGAAACCGGCGGCTTTATGATCACCCCGCTGCCGGGTGCCATTGAGCTGAAAGCTGGTTCCGCCACTCGCCCGTTCTTTGGCGTCCAGCCGGTACTGGTAGATAACGAAGGCACGCCGCTGGAAGGCGCGACCGAAGGCAACCTGGCCATCGCCGACTCCTGGCCGGGCCAGGCGCGCACGCTATTTGGCGACCATGAACGCTTCGAGCAGACCTACTTCTCCACCTTTAAAAATATGTACTTCAGCGGCGACGGCGCGCGTCGTGATGAAGATGGTTACTACTGGATCACCGGTCGCGTCGATGACGTACTGAACGTCTCCGGGCACCGTCTGGGTACCGCCGAAATTGAATCGGCGCTGGTGTCGCACCCGAAAATCGCTGAAGCGGCAGTGGTAGGCATTCCGCATAACATCAAAGGCCAGGCCATCTACGCCTATGTCACGCTCAATCATGGCGAAGAACCCTCGCCGGAGCTGTACGCAGAAGTACGCAACTGGATACGCAAAGAGATTGGGCCATTGGCCACGCCGGACATCCTGCACTGGACCGATTCACTACCGAAAACCCGCTCGGGGAAAATCATGCGCCGTATTCTGCGCAAGATTGCCGCGGGCGATACCAGTAACCTTGGCGATACTTCAACGCTCGCCGATCCTGGCGTGGTGGAAAAACTGCTCGAAGAGAAGCAGGCCATCGCTATGCCATCATAAAAACCGATCCCCTACACCCTCTCCCCGTCAGGGGAGAGGACATAAAAATACTCCCCAAGGATTTCAGGTAGCAGGAAAGCGGTAAACAGGCTGATTCCCGACAGTTAACTGCCGGGCGGATGAGTGTTGCCGACAGATGGCGCGTGGATGACGAAAGGGAACCTCTGGAGACGCTACGATGAACGATCAGATTTGTCAGCGGATAGAAAATAGTGCGCATTTTAGGGAGCTTGTTGCAGCCCGGCAAAGGTTTGCCACCATCCTGTCACTGATTATGCTGGTGATTTATGTGGGCTTTATTTTGCTTATCGCCTTCGCCCCCGGCTGGTTGGGCACGCCGCTGCATGCGGGAACCAGCGTCACCCGGGGTATTCCGATCGGTATCGGCGTGATTGTTATCTCTTTCGTACTAACCGGAATTTACGTCTGGCGGGCAAACGGTGAATTTGACCAGCTGACGAAGAGCATTCTCAGCGAGGTTAAAGCATCATGAAGAAAGTCCTGACGGCGCTTGCCGCCACGCTCCCGTTTACCGCCAACGCCGCAGACGCCATCACCGGCGCGGTACAGCGCCAGCCGACCAACTGGCAGGCGATTATCATGTTCCTGATTTTCGTCGCCCTGACGCTGTACATTACCTATTGGGCGTCAAAACGCGTGCGTTCACGTAGCGACTATTACACCGCAGGCGGCAATATTACCGGCTTCCAGAACGGGTTGGCGATTGCCGGTGACTTTATGTCGGCGGCCTCGTTCCTCGGAATTTCTGCGCTGGTGTACACCTCTGGCTACGACGGATTGATCTACTCCCTGGGCTTCCTGGTTGGCTGGCCAATTATTCTGTTTCTGATCGCCGAGCGCCTGCGTAACCTCGGACGCTACACCTTTGCCGACGTCGCGTCTTATCGTCTCAAACAGGGGCCGATTCGCACGCTTTCCGCCTGCGGTTCACTGGTGGTAGTGGCGCTGTATCTGATTGCCCAGATGGTCGGCGCAGGTAAGCTTATCCAACTGCTGTTCGGCCTCAACTACCACATCGCGGTGGTGCTGGTCGGCGTCCTGATGGTGCTCTACGTCCTGTTTGGCGGCATGCTCGCCACCACCTGGGTGCAGATTATCAAAGCAGTGCTGCTACTGTTTGGCGCCAGCTTTATGGCCTTTATGGTGATGAAGCACGTCGGCTTCAGCTTCAATAATTTGTTCACCGAAGCGATGTCTGTCCATCCTAAGGGCTCAGCGATTATGAGCCCCGGCGGGCTGGTAAAAGACCCAATATCGGCACTGTCGCTCGGACTCGGCCTGATGTTCGGTACCGCGGGGTTGCCGCATATTCTGATGCGATTCTTCACCGTGAGCGACGCCAAAGAAGCGCGTAAAAGCGTGTTCTATGCCACCGGCTTTATGGGTTACTTCTATATTTTGACCTTTATCATCGGCTTCGGCGCCATCATGCTGGTGGGAGCCAATCCGGCATTTAAAGACGCGGCCGGGCAGCTTATCGGCGGCAACAACATGGCGGCGGTACATCTGGCGGATGCGGTCGGCGGCAACCTGTTCCTCGGCTTTATCTCAGCGGTCGCCTTCGCTACTATTCTGGCGGTGGTCGCCGGCCTGACGCTGGCGGGCGCATCAGCGGTATCTCACGATCTGTACGCTAACGTCTTTAAGAAAGGCGCAACCGAGCGCGAAGAGCTGAGAGTGTCGAAGATTACAGTGCTGATTCTGGGCGTGGTGGCGATTCTGCTGGGTATTCTATTTGAGAATCAAAACATCGCGTTTATGGTCGGCCTGGCGTTTTCTATCGCCGCGAGCTGTAACTTCCCGATTATCCTGCTGTCGATGTACTGGTCGAAGCTGACCACGCGCGGGGCGATGATTGGCGGCTGGCTGGGTCTGCTGACCGCGGTGATTCTGATGATCCTCGGTCCGACCATTTGGGTGCAGATCCTTGGTCATGAGAAGGCGATATTCCCGTATGAATATCCGGCGCTGTTCTCTATCGCCATCGCCTTTATCGGTATCTGGTTCTTCTCTGCGACCGATAACTCAGAGGAAGGGATGCGCGAGCGCGAGTTGTTCCGCGCGCAGTTTATTCGTTCGCAGACCGGGATCGGTATCGAGAAAGGTCAGGCGCATTAATGATGACTTATTCCCCGGTCGGCAGACCGGGGAATTTTTATATGCTAGTTGTAGGTAAACGTTATTGTTCCGCTTGCGTTGGCAGTTCCCGGCGTCACTTCAGAACCGGTTTTGTAATAGTTGGTCGAAAAATACAGCGTGTCTGTCCCTGACGCACCACCGGTGTTATTTGGATCGGAGAAAATGGTGTAACTGGCCTCTGCTTCAGAGTTCGTCACCGTCGTTCTGTTGACCTGATCGAATACCCTGTAGATGGAGGTATTCATAGATAGCGGCGCGCCGTTGAGATTCAACTGTACCCCTACACCGGTCGCCACATTCTCGCCGGGCGTTAGTGCAATCACAGTATGATCTGGGTTATCGCCCTCTGCTTCCGTCGCGCTAATGCGCATTTGCACATTTGTTCCTGGCTCACAGGTCAGTGTGAGCGTTTGCTGGGCAGAACCGACTTTGTTAGAAAGATTAAATTCACTCGTTTTAACCGAACCCATTGGGAAATTCAGTGCGGTTGTGCTTGCCGTACAT is part of the Klebsiella huaxiensis genome and encodes:
- the fdhF gene encoding formate dehydrogenase subunit alpha gives rise to the protein MKKVVTVCPYCASGCKINLVVDNGKIVRAEAAQGKTNQGTLCLKGYYGWDFINDTQILTPRLKTPMIRRQRGGKLESVSWDEALDYVATRLSAIKEKYGPDAIQTTGSSRGTGNETNYVMQKFARAVIGTNNVDCCARVUHGPSVAGLHQSVGNGAMSNAITEIDNTDLVFIFGYNPADSHPIVANHVINAKRNGAKIIVCDPRKIETARIADMHIALKNGSNIALLNAIGHVIIEEDLYDKSFVASRSEGFEEYRKIVEGYTPESVEEITGVSAQEIRTCARMYASAKSAAILWGMGVTQFYQGVETVRSLTSLAILTGNLGKPSVGVNPVRGQNNVQGACDMGALPDTYPGYQYVKFPENREKFAKAWGVDSLPEHTGYRISELPHRAAHGEVRAAYIMGEDPLQTDAELSAVRKAFEELELVIVQDIFMTKTASAADVILPSTSWGEHEGVYTAADRGFQRFFKAVEPKWDLKTDWQIISEIATRMGYKMHYNNTQEIWDELRHLCPDFVGATYEKMGELGYIMWPCRDESDADQGTSYLFKEKFDTPNGLAQFFTCDWVAPIDKLTEQYPMVLSTVREVGHYSCRSMTGNCAALAALADEPGYAQINTTDAERLGIEDEALVWVNSRKGRIITRAQVSDRPNKGAVYMTYQWWIGACNELVTENLSPITKTPEYKYCAVNIERISDQRAAEQYVIDEYNKLKSRLRESAMG
- the actP gene encoding cation/acetate symporter ActP, which encodes MKKVLTALAATLPFTANAADAITGAVQRQPTNWQAIIMFLIFVALTLYITYWASKRVRSRSDYYTAGGNITGFQNGLAIAGDFMSAASFLGISALVYTSGYDGLIYSLGFLVGWPIILFLIAERLRNLGRYTFADVASYRLKQGPIRTLSACGSLVVVALYLIAQMVGAGKLIQLLFGLNYHIAVVLVGVLMVLYVLFGGMLATTWVQIIKAVLLLFGASFMAFMVMKHVGFSFNNLFTEAMSVHPKGSAIMSPGGLVKDPISALSLGLGLMFGTAGLPHILMRFFTVSDAKEARKSVFYATGFMGYFYILTFIIGFGAIMLVGANPAFKDAAGQLIGGNNMAAVHLADAVGGNLFLGFISAVAFATILAVVAGLTLAGASAVSHDLYANVFKKGATEREELRVSKITVLILGVVAILLGILFENQNIAFMVGLAFSIAASCNFPIILLSMYWSKLTTRGAMIGGWLGLLTAVILMILGPTIWVQILGHEKAIFPYEYPALFSIAIAFIGIWFFSATDNSEEGMRERELFRAQFIRSQTGIGIEKGQAH
- the acs gene encoding acetate--CoA ligase → MSQIHKHSIPANIAERCLINPEQYQAQYQQSVTDPDAFWGEQGKILDWIKPYTRVKNTSFAPGNISIKWYEDGTLNLAANCLDRHLAERGDQTAIIWEGDDASQSKNITYRELHHDVCRFANVLLDLGIKKGDVVAIYMPMVPEAAVAMLACARIGAIHSVIFGGFSPEAVAGRIIDSNSRLVITSDEGLRAGRAIPLKKNVDDALKNPNVKSIENVVVLKRTGGKIDWQEGRDLWWSDLIEKASAEHQPEEMNAEDPLFILYTSGSTGKPKGVLHTTGGYLVYAASTFKYVFDYHPGDIYWCTADVGWVTGHSYLLYGPLACGATTLMFEGVPNWPTPARMCQVVDKHQVNILYTAPTAIRALMAEGDKAIEGTDRTSLRILGSVGEPINPEAWEWYWKKIGNEKCPVMDTWWQTETGGFMITPLPGAIELKAGSATRPFFGVQPVLVDNEGTPLEGATEGNLAIADSWPGQARTLFGDHERFEQTYFSTFKNMYFSGDGARRDEDGYYWITGRVDDVLNVSGHRLGTAEIESALVSHPKIAEAAVVGIPHNIKGQAIYAYVTLNHGEEPSPELYAEVRNWIRKEIGPLATPDILHWTDSLPKTRSGKIMRRILRKIAAGDTSNLGDTSTLADPGVVEKLLEEKQAIAMPS
- the gltP gene encoding glutamate/aspartate:proton symporter GltP; this encodes MKKKTKVSLAWQILLALVLGILLGSYLHYHAESRDWLISNLLTPAGDIFIHLIKMIVVPIVISTLVVGIAGVGDAKQLGRIGAKTIIYFEVITTVAIVLGITLANVFQPGTGIDMSQLAAVDISKYQSTTAEVQSHAHGFMGTILSLVPTNIVASMAKGDMLPIIFFSVLFGLGLSSLPATHREPLVTVFRSISETMFKVTHMVMRYAPIGVFALISVTVATFGFASLWPLAKLVILVYFAILFFALVVLGIVARVCGLSIWILIRILKDELILAYSTASSESVLPRIIEKMEAYGAPAAITSFVVPTGYSFNLDGSTLYQSIAAIFIAQLYGIDLSIWQEITLVLTLMVTSKGIAGVPGVSFVVLLATLGSVGIPLEGLAFIAGVDRILDMARTALNVVGNALAVLVIAKWEHKFDRKKALAYEREVLGKFDKTAQ
- a CDS encoding tetratricopeptide repeat protein, yielding MKYLSLLLVIVSLTAGAMEPGSQYKQQAEAGDPRAQYYLADTYVSFGDFPQAEYWAQKAADKGDGDALALLAQLKIRNPQQADYHQAKALAEQSVQVGSKAGEIVLARVLVNQQAGTPNYPHAITLLQDAARDPESDSAVDAQMLLGLIYASGVHPPEDDAKATQYFKESSALSRTGYAEYWAGMLFQQGEKGFIEPNKQKALHWLNVSCQEGFDTGCEEFDRISKR
- a CDS encoding DUF485 domain-containing protein, whose product is MNDQICQRIENSAHFRELVAARQRFATILSLIMLVIYVGFILLIAFAPGWLGTPLHAGTSVTRGIPIGIGVIVISFVLTGIYVWRANGEFDQLTKSILSEVKAS